The window tatgtacattaatggggctaaataaataaaggcatacatacatattaaAGAACGTTTTCTGCCATGTGGTTTTTGCATTTCTCTTTTCTTAACGGTATAGATTTATTGCAGTTAGTATTCATAAAGTATTGATGGCATAAATGTTCTCATATTTATTCACATTGTTAATTTACCCATTGTCAGAGAATCCCATAAAATATTGATTTTCTGTAATTGAGTAACTACTGTATAGAAGATCCTTGCACGTAGTGTTATAATATCGGTGGAGTAGTTAAATAGCAAaaacactgcctttgaagtgggtgaacccagGTCAAATCCCTGTGTCGCATCTTCTTATGACTTTGGGCGACACTTTATCACCTGTGTGTCGTacaccaacattagattgtaagctctttggggcaggaatcATGCCTGCAGAATTCTAATTACAGCAGTATGTACACTGTCAGAGCTAAGTAAGGAAAACATATCATTCTTTGTCTTGTACCAACTCACACCAAAGATGAGACATCTATAAATCACAAATACAATGAattaagtatacagtacatttacatATGAACATTAGCAGAACAGTCTGTGCTCAGCTGTTGTACTCAATTTGTGATCAATGGAGGTGCAAAACGGGAAAGAACAAACAGCAGGTGAAGAGAAAAGCATTGCATGCTGCACTCATATTACCAATAAGAGTAGGATCGTTGTAATAATTAATCATTAACTTTTACTGGGCCATTATATAAAATAATGTCAGACTGATAAAGGAAAGAAATGGGTGAAAATTACACAAATATATGTACAAAAAAGTGACACAGATTAAAAGTGTGATAACACCAAGGTCAGTGCATCAGATACCAGTGTCCTGGTATAGGTTCTGTACACTGGTACTTAAGATGTTAAATATATACAGAGCAGTCCAGTGTAAGTGGAAAAGAGGCTGCTATTCCAGAGGTTACCTGGTGATTAGGACTGGCTGTAGAGATGAAGCAATATTTGCAAGTAGAGCTAGTGTAAGCAAGCAGCCCCAGTGGGGGTAGCTGATGTAAGCTCTTATTATCCACTTACACTGGACTGCTCTGTATATATTTAACATCTTAAGTACTGGTGTGCCTATACCAGGACACCGGTATCTGACACACGGCCCTTGGTGTTATCACACTTTTAATCTGTGTCACtctttgtgtatatatttgtgtcattttcacccatttttttacattatcagtctgacattattttaaataattaccCAACAAAAATGAATGATTCATTATTACAACTATCCTACTCTTATTGGTCATGCGAGTGCAGCATCCAGTTCTTTTTCTTTGTCACTTGCTGCATGTACATATGACTTTAATAACCTGCCACATGTTTCTTAGGGAGCAGGTTTAGTTCTTACTACAAGTACTGTAGCAACATGTACATTTCTGTTAAAGATTCTCTTTGGCTTGAAGTATTTCTTCAAGGAATTCTTAATCTCCTTGCTCCGAAGACTGTAGATGATAGGACTAAAGAGTGGTGTCAACAGGGAATGGTGGATGGCTGTTGCCAGGTCATATGCTGGAGAGTAGCTTATTTGAAGTTGTATGTACATGAAAGCCACACTTCCATAGAAAACCAGTACCACTATGAGGTGGGATGCACAGGTTGAGAAAGCCTTTCTCCGTTCCTCTGCCGTTCTCATCTTCATTATGGCGACTAAAATCTTAGTATAAGTCATTAGAATGAAAATGGAGGTCACAATGATTGTTAAGGAGCTGATGGCTAAATCAACAATAACGTTGAGGGAGTTGTCTGCACACGCTAGGGTCAATAGAGGAGAAGAGTCACAAAAGAGATGATGGATCTCTTTTGATCCACAGAAAGGCATCCGGGACACCAGAATGAGCAGGAGTAGGGGTGTCATGAAACCAAACAGCCAACAGCCAGAGACTAATGCCTTGCAGAACTTGGAAGTCATGATAGCGTGGTAACGAAGAGAATTACAGATGGCAACGTAGCGGTCATAGGCCATAATACTCAGCAGATAGTTCTCTGTAATCACCAGCGAATGAAAAATATACATCTGCAAAAGACAACTGCTGAAAGATATGCGTGCCTTCCCTTCTAAAACAATGGCAAACAGTGTAGGGTACACGGCtgttactactgcaccgacacactttattcgagcaaatacccagtatgtacctggcagatacctggaatgcgccgctcctcacctctgacaagccccgttgtgtttgccttcccagcctgggttcatgcctggctgacgggcggctgatctgttaaatgataatgattaggatttaataggctgcaatgcttcgcgtgtctaccagatggcataaattcatgaattgtaatgcagtatatatatatatactgtgcagtattgcagccagcgggaataaaatgcttcaatccctgcttggaaaatacctcaatgcactcgggcagaaaacagtcacaaacctcaatacacccgggtatacccgaattcgtgggactagcccagctcgaataaagtgtgtcgccagtgtatacccaTCTCAAGGATAGACAATGTGCAGATAAAGAAATACATGGGCAAGTGGAGATGTGGGTCACAAAGGATCAGAAAGGATATCACTGCATTCCCGATGATGAT is drawn from Ascaphus truei isolate aAscTru1 chromosome 7, aAscTru1.hap1, whole genome shotgun sequence and contains these coding sequences:
- the LOC142498497 gene encoding olfactory receptor 6N1-like, giving the protein MESNQSITEFIIVGFSNISSYHPLLFTLLLLLYFVIIIGNAVISFLILCDPHLHLPMYFFICTLSILEMVVTAVYPTLFAIVLEGKARISFSSCLLQMYIFHSLVITENYLLSIMAYDRYVAICNSLRYHAIMTSKFCKALVSGCWLFGFMTPLLLLILVSRMPFCGSKEIHHLFCDSSPLLTLACADNSLNVIVDLAISSLTIIVTSIFILMTYTKILVAIMKMRTAEERRKAFSTCASHLIVVLVFYGSVAFMYIQLQISYSPAYDLATAIHHSLLTPLFSPIIYSLRSKEIKNSLKKYFKPKRIFNRNVHVATVLVVRTKPAP